The Culex quinquefasciatus strain JHB chromosome 2, VPISU_Cqui_1.0_pri_paternal, whole genome shotgun sequence genome contains the following window.
gccacacaaagtccatgcactattttgaaaaaaagtttttaatagtgtttagaaaaacagtaacgttaaaaattctttgtttaaattccggggtgactttgatagtcataattTTTCTTGtcgaaatcatatttaagatgttcaaactttatttgtacgtttaatgtaccatcactaaagtagctgatatagctttaaagaagaaaatcaatgtttttatttagttaactaagtttataagctttttttacatttaaattttaggaaaaattgttaaaaagtcgtaaTTTTGCCTGAGTTTTTAAAActcgttttgtttataaaattattggcatgaaaacataataaaatactttctcaaaACCTCCTCTTTGATTTACTTACAAAGGTCACTTTTGCTATAATAACTACATATACAGTTTTGTCTTAGGATCaggatgcactatcaatatatGATCAAAATTTAAGGTTATAGCTCCTCACAGGTGgaattaagttgattttttgcattttttaaatattgtgctTCTTAACCTTAGCACAAAACCTATCGTATAAAGACAATATAAATCTAATTGAAACAATTTGTGTATTGATTCTGAGcgagtttagaaaatttgttcaaaaaagcaactttttaaataaattgaagtgaagaattttattatttttcttgtcgAAGAAAATATTGTTACTGACATCTTAATCTGTCACTTAAGAATTAATCTACATGACCTCGAAATTGGACAGCCTAGTGATGTTGATTGGGTTGATGACTTGACAAAAATggtaaacatttaaaacaaaccAAATAATACTTTTAAGCCCTTGGCCATTTGCAAACGTCACCTCTGCTGATGattaaaaacaatcatttttcgGCAAAACTTTCATTTTGCTGCATTCTTACTTAGGTTTGGGTGAAATACTGCCCAATTTTCGGATGAAATtaagtttacattttttttactttctttctttaaatttctttatattttggaaaaataataaaaacaaaggttgttggattttttttattatacactccatattattattaattatgtttttttttattttttgataaaatgtacctttttaaaatcatgatacagtcatcccacatattcggaacacttttgtaataatttgtcaatagcatgccaaatgcattttttctgttGCCCCTGCTATTttaaggacctttatttggacattcttttgctatttcactagtaaaagtagttcattttggacaaaaaactgcatttcgagactattttattcagagcagcaaaacactgcttccaaattgccggttccataattgtgggatgttattgtgcctcccacaattgtggaacacctggattaaactaatattttcacaaaaaaagttatcagaccattcataaaacatcactaagcttgagtttaaTTGGTTTCAGtgagtgaagtcattattttgtaaaaaatatgtactccaagagagaatcaaagtttgtttacatccgtaagaaaaaagtgttccgaatttgtggttttcatgggttaatgtttttcttcaaaaacttgatagaaaagttaaaatttgcagctgTTCGATACAGCTTTCGAATGATCGCAAGgatagctttcaaatgaaggtaaaagcttATCGTtgtgttcaattatcgatttgctatgatttgttgaacattggccgatctgtaaactgttccgaatatgagggatgagtgtAATACCTAGCAATCTCCGATAAGTTGTATgtttaagggtacacagcaacgcaggaagttgttgtcttcttactccaaaattgtcaaacttagggacccaatcctgcaataatgagattgtaaaatttgtcaaactttgttgtaaattactttgtgggcAGTACTTTAGggaagaataaaaatatttcgatagtacccgtggttttgaagatactaaaatgtctatgACCAAAaactgggtgcaaaagctttggttgatgtgcaccgttaagtaaCCAAATGACGATGTCTCAGTAATTATTTGGCCGAtttcaagatttaaaaaactcaaacattttaatttcttatgttgcaagtacattttttttcaattttgtactttttgttcGGTTCAAATCGatatcaaaacattaaaaaaatatcagtgtCTGCAATACAAATTCAAAGATTAATAATAAATAACTAGAgcctgaaaataattttatccaTTGCGTTCTCGTATTCTAAAAGAATTGTTTTAATCTAATCTGGAAATCCCCTATTTTTGAGGTACCGTAATCTGgcgcgaatcgggactacagtctgaatagggacagccgtTTTTAGAGCacctaaagcttttaaatttggaaatggatgtacacattttgttggtctgagtctgttctatccgaaaccaaccagaaaaatcaaaatattgtgcgccaacatggttaaaactgctgtcccaattcgccccatgtgtcccgattgaccccagtttacggtatttcagcataattttataaaaaaaactcatgatttTCCAAGAGAAGGATATGACTAATTCAGAATTTACAAGCTTACCGAAACGTCTGGTGTATGTTATCTACCGACACGCGCTGGCCATAACGAAGCTTATAAAAGTTTACAGGTAGAAATGTTTTACAGCCTTAAAACCGCCAAAATCAGTTCATTTTAGCGCACATGCGTTTATGCGTAGATTACGCACAAAGTATTATGCGTGGCAAGATAACTTAACATTTTGCGATTCTGGCTACTATGCAATGTGCGGTCGTCTGTTCTGAACTGTAGGCGGCGGCGACTAAATCGCGCAGTTGAAAAAACCGCAAACGTTGTTCAAGTGTCAAACACTTCGGAAAAATGGTATCAACTCCAAAACGGAAGGCATCCGTAACATCGGACTCAACTGAAGCAGGATAACGCTAATCTCCTGGCGCTGGTAAAGGCTATGGGAGACAGGATCGAGTCATTGGAGAGCCAGTTAACGTCACATGAAGAGATGATAACTGCCATGAATGGAACCGAATACCCCGCTGCATTAGCCGAATAGGTGATCGATTGCATTGACATCGATCATCTTTGATTGTTTACATTTCATTTGTTCCAGatagcaaataaaaaaagtttaattaacaAGTTCCGAGTTGAAGAATGGTGCATAAGTTGGCAAAAAGATCACGTAAATTCCGAGCGATCGCATGTATTAGATTATCGACATGTCGCAATGAATGCAGGAACCATCTAAAACACACACGGAATTGACACGGGGGTGCTGGATATAGTTCGATTGGCCAGAGTTCTGCagcaattaaaaaattgaagccTATTGAAGGTCCCTTCCTTACTAAAGATTCAACAAGTCTGTCCCAGgacggtttgattttttgatttgattgtcCCAGGAAGGACAACATGGAAACGCGTGGCCGACGCACGACCTCTCAGTTGATCCAGTTCGCGTGTTACATGGGATTTTGCATAAATCTTTGACAGCAGTATCTTCGTTAGTCCTAAAAATTAATAACCGTAAAAACAGTGGTACACTGTACTAATTGAGGCATGTTGCTTGCAAACTGCAGTAGAAATCTAGGACATTTTGccactaaaatttaaatattattttgaaaactctacaaaaataccaaaaatagagAAAATTACCTTCCAGCTGTTGATAGAAGCTGGGCTAAAGAATGTTCAGAAAGGCCTACTAAGAGGCCGTTGCGATATTCGCAGCTGCGGGATACACTCGCAGCAGAATGAAAATTTATCTATTCACGCGCAATACATACGGTTCCATTGATGGTGCCAAAAAGTAAAATCACAACCGTTCCCGTGACTTGTTAATCAAATCTTATCGAAAATTCCTTATCTCATTTTAAAAGTGCGTTGTACTATCGACTTATCTTCAGGAAGTCTGATAAATTTGTGTTAAAACAATGTAAATTGACAGCAAATATTGAGGTTTGTGAAGATAGTGACAATTCTGACTTTTCACGCGAAATCCTTCCTTTGTGCAACCGTAACATTTCTGCAAAACTTGACATTCCTTCAACTGTTTGTcacaattttatttcatttcatgACGTTATAGCTCAAAACACAAAGACGATACATTTTAATTTGTTCGGAATCTGTTTAGACCCTTATCGAAACATGATAAGGGCGCCAAAACAGTCTGGTAACTTGTCAAACCACGTGTACGAGGTACCCGTTATCAAGTTTTATCAGGGCGATAAAGTTTTCGCATGTTTCTCACCCGGCGTGATACCACTTCCTGTTAGTTTTTCCTCAAAAAGCTGCAAACTGTATCATACCCTCATCACACTGTAATTGCCGTTGTTGGACGTCCTGGACTTGTTTGAAGATTCGCCGTAAAAATCAAGAGTAAGTTGAgtaaaagctttaaaaacaaaGTGGTTAAGGAATAAACCTTCTtttcagtgttgccagttttccTGCTCGTAAGCATCGTGGTCCTTGCCGGTTCCACCTCGGCCCAAAGCTGCTTAGGACGTCCCAACGGAAGCTTTGTGGCGGACCCGGCTCGGTGTAGCTTCTACGCAACCTGCGCGAACGGAGTGGCCACCCGGTTCCAGTGTCCGGCTGGATTCCACTTCAACCAGGCTGCCCAGATGTGCGATTACCCCAGTAAGGCCAGTTGCCTCAAGTGTCCCCCGGGTGGGTTCAAGAACGTGGCCGTCGAGGGGGCCTGCCGGGCGTTTGTGCAGTGCTTCCTGGGTGTGGCCACCGACCGGGAGTGCCCCGAGGGGCTGCTGTTTGATGCCGGGCTGGGCCAGTGCAACCTCGAGAACAAAGTCCAGTGCTGATAAGTGATGGCTGGCGTGGTTTCAATTTGCTTGCGGCGTTGTTTCATTTATCGAGGAGGACGGCATGAGTCAACGGTATTTTACAACTGGTGGATTAAGCGAAACCGTTGGAATTTGCTGTTGTTTTCCGGTCAGAGTGTTGTGCTAATTAGCCTTACCCAGCTTTGGATAATACATACTACTTAAGAATATATCAATAATCCAACTTGATTAAATCTGATTCGTTTGCGACAGGAAAGTCCACATTTTTGTCTATTGTAAGGATAGTTAATTTAAGATTTCCTGATAATCTCAACTTATCCTCTTTAAATACAATTGATCATAATAAATGCCAGAAAATATCGTACAATTTCATCAGCGCTGATCTTAAAGCAATTTGTTTTTgccattgtttttaaaaatatccctGTACTGGGGATGTGGGCTCAGTGCACTTCTGGAGTTATGGTTTATTTTGAGCCAAGTACCTTTATTGGACcgatataaattaatttaacaaatttcaacttTCAATCTATAATTTTCAGGGACCTGCCGCTTGAGAATAATACTTACTTATTAcgaatcttttgtttttttttattatttttatcctcttttttcaaatatatttggaCTGAAAGAGATTCAAAACGTATTTTCCATCATATTTCACAGTTTAAATACAGAAAAAGCTACGCTTTGTATCGATCATATATTTATTAAAACTTTAATCACTCGACTTCATAATCTAGTGCTAacacaacaatttttatttcttgCTGCACATCCCTCGTGTACGGCAGCGCATCGAATCGAAGCTTTTTAATATCCTTCCTCTCGGAATTCTCTACAACATTGGCTCTGCCAGCAGGTCCTGACcttgcatttattttttatacttttgctTACGACATTCCATTATAAGATTGTTAAAGCGCGAAAAACTTAGATTCGTAATCtacattttttcttcatttctttCCTTCGGCGAGCTACTCGCTTTGGCTCATATCACTAATGCCTATACACATGTAATAATAACAGATACTCTTCGAAGCCAGCGGCCTAAATACACGACTAACTTAATCGCTTCTCCTCTAAATCGAATACATTCTATTCAAGTTTGTGAGCATGTTTTAAAGATCGCGATTTCCAAAAGTTTGTTTATCTTCTCTATGGCTTAGCCTAGTCCTCTTTGTGTGTAGTCTTACGATAGTAAACATCGAGCGAGATTTAACTGGTTCCTGTTCTCGGAGAACGCAGCACATTTGCTAATGGTTTCTTATGTGACTAGAGAAAAAAGGTGTTAAATCGTTTACCCGCCTGAAGTTGAACAGAAATAACATACATCCTGCGTGAATCTTCCTTTTCCATGTTTTAACACTTTTCTATATTCTTGGAATATAGCAACCGCATAGAATTTAACAAATCTTGAACGACTTCATCTGCAAGTGGCGAAATGAGGAGCTCCGTTTCATCaatgaaaaaagataaaagtTCTCGGGTCATCAGAACAATATCTTCAAAGTTATTATAACTAAGCTGGGACAGTTATAAAAATCGTGAATTTCTTAAAAACTGAATTAAAATGTtaagaatattcaaaaatgcacAATATTGAGGATGTtatagaaaaatgtgtaaaagaATTTACTGTTACGTCATGGCTTTCATAATTTCCAAAGTAGCTGAAAAAACTGATTCATCAAAGAATACGCCCAACCACGGACTTTTCCATGTTGTTGTTTACACTTGGGAGCAGTGCGGGAGAGTTGTCAAATCTCCTCTGCGACGAAAGCGCTACGAATGGCTTGCCATTCTCGATAAAAACCGTTGCATGTTTTTAACTCAACGTAGTAATCGAGCCAAAACGTATGTTATCTGTGGAAACATATAAACTTACTTTTGACAACATTTTACCAACATTGATTAAGTACGAGATTTTTTGCagaccaaaacgtaaacaaaaatcGAGTATTTCTGGGAAATTAATCAAACAAGCTGGCACAACTTGGGCACAACCGTCACAAAAGCATTTTCCATGAAAAAAGAATGTTCACGCGTCATTTGGAAACTTTTCAACAGCCCTTGCacattgaatttaaaatgtttacttgTTTTATTACTTTTACAGCATTATCAAAATGGTGCACCAAAACACCATTGGGCAGTAAGAGAACAAAAATTCTTGAAGGCTGATTGTGCCAAAGTGCGTTCAAATCAGCAGTTTTGTGACAAATAAGTTTTAAACAGTCAGAACAGTCAGATATGAAAAATAGCAAAGTGGCAATAACatcatttaaaagtttaaatttgaagTTAAGCAATGAATAAATTGCAAGAAAATAATGTGATAGAGAGTGAAAACTTCCTTTATCTATTTgacataaatattttcaattaaatctttgtttttgagaataAGTTTTTGCCGGTACAGTAAAAAAGTTACTAATCTTCCTAGTAGATCACTGGTGCAtcaactcaaatttttaaattttgtttagatCCAATGTTTGTGGGCCAAAGTAAAGCTATGCCAGAGATATTGGACCCAAATTTAGCCATTTACTATTTTAAAAACAGGTTAAAAACCCTGTGCGACAGAAGGTAAATCAGGCAAGTAAAACACAATTTTCTGCAtctcgattaaaaatatttagcttCTGCCAAACCATGGagaaatatttcattgaaatcattttaaaaaagctAATTAGGTGGAATTCATCATGTGGAAAACATAACATTCAGACATTTTGGCGAAAGTCGTAtgttattttacgaaattgggcATATTCTACTTATATTGATCCGAAATGGATGCTTTTAAgaaacttctggagttttttttttgaaacggtccaataaaccaaattaccagcttttgcttttaggtgtttttgaaaacgCCTTGAGTTAGGgttattaaaaatcaaacaaaagctaaaactgaaaatttggtttattgacctttaaaaaactccagTCTTGTTCTGACGTTTTAAATACAAGCTCTTAACAATCTGACTGTTTCAAATACATAAGTGaagtattgcttattgcgagataaaatcaagtttttcctTTGCTTCGActgtgtaaaaatcagcaagtttaacCGAAATTCAGCTTGTATTCGACTGTCAACATGGTTTcgctaatatttaaaatatttttgaacaatcATTACAAGCTTGCATTGATTACAAAggcagaaaaatgcattgttAGTTGATcaacaaaagttgaattttagaaGGTTTAATAttatctgggtaattctccgccaattcACACAGCAGTTACCCCGACCCTTtgtcgatttgcgtgaaactttgtcctaaagggtaacttttgtccccaaccacgaatccaaggtccgtttttgatatcttgtgaccatgcgaaaaagagccaattttcagcctgaaacggtggtgagatagaaatttggtgtcaaagggacatttatgtaaaattggagtACTAAGAatcccgaaaaaacgtattttccatcgaaaaaacttaaaaaaaaaattccattactcggctgtaattttttttggaacatgtcattttatgggaaatttaatgtactttactCTACTCtaaattgacccagaagggttatttttatttagaacaaaaattttcattttaaaatttcgtgtttttttctaactttgctgggttattttttagagtgtaacaatgttccacaaagttgtagagcagacaattacaaaaattttgatgtataaacataagggatttacttataaacattacgagttatcacgatttaacgaaaaaaagtttagaaaaagttactttttgcgtttctctatgttttgtcgtccgtgtctgtcgtgggTGACCGTGAACGGTCATGAGCAacaacgaccaactttttcaaaccaaaaaaatcatctttttgtaGTTATCTTCAATTCGACATTTTTGGCTAGTTCTGAAGGAAGAA
Protein-coding sequences here:
- the LOC119767574 gene encoding peritrophin-44-like, with translation MLPVFLLVSIVVLAGSTSAQSCLGRPNGSFVADPARCSFYATCANGVATRFQCPAGFHFNQAAQMCDYPSKASCLKCPPGGFKNVAVEGACRAFVQCFLGVATDRECPEGLLFDAGLGQCNLENKVQC